From a single Pseudomonas serboccidentalis genomic region:
- the rpmF gene encoding 50S ribosomal protein L32 codes for MAVQQNKKSRSARDMRRSHDALEASTLSVEKTTGEVHLRHHVSPEGVYRGRKVIDKGADE; via the coding sequence ATGGCTGTTCAGCAGAACAAAAAATCCCGCTCTGCCCGTGACATGCGCCGTTCGCACGACGCTCTCGAGGCTAGCACCCTGTCTGTAGAAAAAACCACTGGTGAAGTTCACCTGCGTCACCACGTATCGCCAGAAGGCGTATACCGTGGCCGTAAAGTGATCGACAAGGGCGCTGACGAGTAA
- the fabF gene encoding beta-ketoacyl-ACP synthase II has protein sequence MSRRRVVVTGMGMLSPLGTDVPSSWQGILAGRSGIGLIEHTDLSAYSTRFGGSVKGFNVEEYLSVKEARKLDLFIQYGLAAGFQAVRNAGLEVTDANRERIGVAMGSGIGGLTNIEETSRTLHETGPRRISPFFVPGSIINMISGFLSIHLGAQGPNYAIATACTTGTHCIGMAARNIMYDEADVMIAGGAEMAACGLGMGGFGASRALSTRNDEPARASRPWDKGRDGFVLSDGAGALVLEELEHAKARGATIYAELIGFGTSGDAFHMTSPPADGAGAARCITNTLRDAKINIDQVQYINAHGTSTPAGDLAEANAIKTVFGDHAYNLAISSTKSMTGHLLGAAGAVEAIFSVLAINSQVAPPTINLDEPDEGCDLDFVPHTARNMDIDVVLSNSFGFGGTNGTLAFRRFAG, from the coding sequence GTGTCGCGTAGACGCGTCGTAGTCACCGGTATGGGTATGTTGTCGCCACTGGGCACGGATGTGCCGAGCAGTTGGCAGGGCATTCTGGCTGGCCGAAGTGGCATTGGTCTGATCGAACACACCGACCTTTCTGCCTATTCCACCCGTTTTGGCGGCTCGGTAAAGGGCTTCAATGTCGAGGAATACCTGTCGGTCAAGGAAGCACGCAAGCTCGACCTGTTCATTCAGTACGGTCTGGCGGCGGGTTTTCAGGCTGTTCGCAACGCAGGTCTGGAAGTCACCGATGCCAACCGTGAGCGCATTGGCGTGGCCATGGGTTCGGGGATTGGCGGTCTGACCAACATCGAAGAAACCAGCCGTACTCTGCATGAGACGGGCCCGCGTCGAATCTCGCCATTCTTCGTGCCAGGCTCGATCATCAATATGATTTCCGGTTTTCTGTCCATCCACCTGGGTGCACAGGGACCGAACTACGCCATTGCCACGGCCTGTACCACCGGTACGCACTGCATTGGCATGGCGGCACGCAACATCATGTACGACGAAGCCGACGTGATGATCGCCGGCGGTGCTGAAATGGCCGCGTGCGGCCTGGGCATGGGCGGCTTCGGCGCGTCCCGTGCGCTGTCGACCCGCAACGACGAGCCAGCCCGCGCCAGTCGTCCCTGGGACAAGGGCCGTGATGGCTTCGTGCTGTCCGACGGTGCCGGTGCCCTGGTACTCGAAGAGCTCGAGCACGCCAAGGCTCGCGGCGCGACCATCTATGCCGAGTTGATCGGCTTCGGCACCAGCGGCGATGCGTTCCACATGACTTCGCCACCTGCCGATGGCGCCGGTGCAGCTCGCTGCATCACCAATACCCTGCGCGATGCGAAAATCAACATCGACCAGGTGCAGTACATCAACGCCCACGGCACCTCGACGCCGGCCGGTGACCTCGCCGAAGCCAACGCGATCAAGACCGTGTTCGGTGATCACGCCTACAACCTGGCGATCAGCTCCACCAAGTCCATGACCGGCCACCTGTTGGGTGCGGCGGGCGCGGTCGAGGCGATCTTCAGCGTACTGGCGATCAACAGCCAGGTGGCACCGCCGACCATCAACCTCGATGAGCCGGACGAAGGCTGCGATCTCGATTTCGTGCCGCACACGGCGCGCAACATGGATATCGACGTCGTACTGTCCAACTCCTTCGGGTTTGGCGGCACCAACGGTACGTTGGCGTTCCGCCGGTTCGCCGGCTGA
- a CDS encoding HAD-IA family hydrolase — MRPSDYKLLIFDWDGTLADSIGRIVEAMHSASGRSGFELRDDFAVKGIIGLGLPEAIRTLYPEISDAEMTLFREYYADHYIAAETVPSPLFEGVVESMASFREQGYHLAVATGKNRRGLDRVLKANGWEDYFDITRAADETASKPHPLMLEQILAHCGVRPEQALMVGDSSFDLLMARNAGMASVAVSYGAQSIESLQQFEPRLSIDRFSELHAWLGQQA; from the coding sequence GTGCGCCCATCTGATTACAAGCTGCTGATTTTCGATTGGGACGGCACCCTCGCCGATTCCATTGGTCGGATTGTCGAGGCGATGCATTCTGCGTCCGGGCGTTCCGGTTTCGAATTGCGTGATGATTTTGCCGTCAAAGGCATCATCGGCCTGGGCTTGCCCGAGGCGATCCGCACTTTGTATCCGGAAATCAGTGATGCCGAGATGACCTTGTTTCGCGAGTATTACGCCGATCACTACATTGCGGCAGAAACCGTACCTTCGCCGCTGTTCGAGGGTGTAGTCGAGTCGATGGCGTCTTTTCGCGAGCAGGGTTATCACCTGGCGGTGGCAACCGGCAAGAATCGTCGCGGACTGGATCGGGTGCTCAAAGCCAATGGCTGGGAAGATTACTTCGATATCACTCGCGCCGCCGACGAGACCGCGAGCAAGCCGCATCCGCTGATGCTGGAGCAGATTCTCGCGCATTGCGGTGTTCGGCCCGAGCAGGCGTTGATGGTGGGGGATTCGTCCTTCGATCTGCTGATGGCGCGCAATGCAGGCATGGCGTCTGTGGCGGTCAGTTATGGCGCGCAGTCCATTGAATCGCTGCAGCAGTTCGAGCCGCGCCTGTCGATCGACCGGTTTAGTGAATTGCATGCCTGGCTGGGACAGCAGGCTTAA
- the plsX gene encoding phosphate acyltransferase PlsX, whose translation MSAQVIAIDAMGGDFGPRSIVQASLACLSATPSLHLTLVGQPSLLEELINGQSAADRARLTIVPASEVITMDEKPTQALRGKPDSSMRVALELVRDGKAQACVSAGNTGALMALSRFVLKTLPGIDRPAMVAAIPTQKGYCQLLDLGANVDCSAEHLLQFAVMGSVAAQTLGIARPRVALLNIGTEDIKGNQQVKLAATLLQAARGINYIGFVEGDGLYRGEADVVVCDGFVGNILLKSSEGLATMIAARIEALFKKNLASRAVGALALPLMKRLQADLAPARHNGASFLGLQGIVVKSHGSAGVQGFQSAIQRALIEIQENLPERLHGRLEDLLS comes from the coding sequence TTGTCCGCTCAAGTCATCGCGATTGACGCAATGGGCGGGGACTTCGGTCCCCGCAGCATTGTTCAGGCCAGCCTTGCTTGCCTTTCTGCTACGCCCTCGCTGCACCTGACCCTCGTCGGTCAACCCTCCCTTCTTGAAGAATTGATCAACGGCCAATCGGCTGCCGATCGTGCGCGCCTGACGATTGTCCCGGCGTCTGAAGTCATCACCATGGACGAAAAGCCGACCCAGGCCTTGCGTGGCAAGCCGGATTCGTCGATGCGTGTCGCCCTTGAGCTGGTGCGTGACGGCAAGGCCCAGGCCTGTGTCAGTGCCGGCAATACCGGTGCGCTGATGGCGCTGTCGCGATTCGTGCTCAAGACGTTGCCGGGCATTGATCGGCCGGCAATGGTGGCGGCGATCCCGACGCAGAAGGGCTATTGCCAGTTGCTCGACCTGGGCGCCAACGTCGATTGCAGTGCCGAGCATCTGTTGCAGTTCGCGGTGATGGGGTCGGTGGCCGCACAGACGCTGGGCATCGCCCGGCCACGGGTGGCGTTGCTCAATATCGGCACCGAAGACATCAAGGGTAATCAGCAGGTCAAGCTGGCGGCGACCTTGCTGCAGGCGGCGCGCGGTATCAACTACATCGGCTTCGTCGAAGGCGATGGTCTGTATCGCGGCGAAGCGGACGTGGTGGTGTGTGACGGTTTTGTCGGCAATATCCTGCTCAAGTCCAGCGAAGGTCTGGCGACGATGATCGCGGCGCGCATCGAGGCCTTGTTCAAGAAAAACCTTGCGTCCCGTGCTGTGGGGGCGTTGGCGTTGCCATTGATGAAGCGTTTGCAGGCTGATCTGGCGCCGGCGCGACATAACGGCGCAAGCTTTCTCGGTTTGCAGGGTATTGTCGTGAAAAGTCACGGTTCGGCCGGGGTTCAGGGCTTTCAGAGTGCGATTCAGCGCGCGCTGATCGAGATTCAGGAGAATCTGCCCGAGCGTCTCCACGGTCGTCTGGAGGATTTGTTGTCTTAG
- a CDS encoding YceD family protein, which produces MLNDPIPPHVDPRKLADRGTTLQGELLLADLKRLCDPLSDDVGTVQAKFVFERDERKSVVIHSFIDTEVKMVCQRCLELVTLPIHSECSYAVVKEGANTQSLPKGYDVLELGEDPLDLQSLIEEELLLALPIVPAHHPEECQQPAGADEPEPSEDEVTRSNPFSVLAQLKRDPNV; this is translated from the coding sequence ATGTTGAATGACCCGATTCCACCTCACGTTGACCCGCGCAAATTGGCTGACCGTGGCACCACCCTTCAAGGTGAACTGCTGCTGGCCGATTTGAAGAGACTCTGCGACCCGCTTTCCGACGATGTCGGTACGGTGCAGGCCAAATTCGTTTTTGAACGAGATGAACGTAAATCTGTGGTGATCCACAGCTTTATCGACACCGAAGTCAAAATGGTTTGCCAGCGTTGTCTTGAGCTGGTCACCCTGCCGATCCACAGCGAATGCAGTTACGCTGTAGTGAAGGAGGGTGCGAATACCCAGTCGTTACCGAAAGGTTATGACGTGCTGGAACTGGGCGAAGATCCATTGGATCTGCAGTCACTGATCGAGGAGGAGCTTCTGCTCGCCTTGCCCATTGTGCCTGCTCATCATCCGGAAGAATGCCAGCAGCCGGCGGGAGCAGATGAACCCGAACCGAGCGAGGACGAGGTAACGCGGTCCAACCCGTTCAGTGTATTGGCGCAGTTAAAGCGTGACCCAAACGTTTAG
- the rluC gene encoding 23S rRNA pseudouridine(955/2504/2580) synthase RluC, with protein MTTTAPSTPGVQLLEVSPEYAGQRIDNFLLARLKGVPKTLIYRILRKGEVRVNKGRIKPEYKLQAGDIVRVPPVRVPERDEPVPLAQGLLQRLEASIVYEDKALIVINKPAGIAVHGGSGLNYGVIEAFRQLRPDTKELELVHRLDRDTSGLLMIAKKRSMLRHLHAALRGDGVDKRYMALVRGNWATSIKQVRAALGKSNLRSGERMVEVDEEEGKESVTVFKVLRRFGDFATLIEAKPITGRTHQIRVHTLHAGHCIAGDTKYGDDGFSKEIRDLGGKRLFLHAYMLTVPLPDGGELKLQAPVDEMWAKTVERLSAPI; from the coding sequence ATGACAACTACTGCCCCTTCGACTCCAGGCGTTCAACTGCTTGAAGTCTCGCCGGAGTATGCCGGCCAACGAATCGACAATTTCCTGCTTGCCCGGCTCAAAGGCGTGCCCAAGACCTTGATTTACCGCATTTTGCGTAAAGGCGAAGTGCGTGTGAACAAGGGGCGGATCAAGCCCGAATACAAGCTGCAGGCCGGCGATATCGTGCGCGTGCCGCCCGTTCGTGTGCCTGAGCGCGACGAACCTGTGCCTCTGGCTCAAGGGTTGTTGCAGCGTCTGGAAGCCTCGATTGTCTACGAAGACAAAGCCCTGATCGTGATCAACAAGCCCGCCGGCATTGCGGTTCACGGTGGCAGCGGCTTGAATTACGGCGTCATCGAAGCCTTTCGTCAGTTGCGTCCCGATACCAAGGAGCTGGAGCTGGTTCACCGTCTCGATCGTGATACCTCCGGTCTGCTGATGATCGCCAAGAAGCGCAGCATGTTGCGTCACTTGCACGCCGCATTGCGCGGTGACGGTGTCGACAAGCGTTACATGGCGCTGGTTCGCGGCAACTGGGCGACCTCGATCAAGCAAGTCCGTGCGGCGCTCGGCAAGAGCAATCTGCGCTCCGGCGAGCGCATGGTCGAGGTCGACGAGGAGGAGGGCAAGGAGTCTGTGACCGTGTTCAAGGTCCTGCGTCGCTTTGGCGACTTTGCCACCCTGATCGAAGCCAAGCCGATCACCGGTCGCACCCACCAGATCCGCGTCCACACGTTGCACGCCGGGCACTGCATTGCCGGCGACACCAAGTACGGCGATGACGGTTTCAGTAAGGAAATCCGTGATCTGGGCGGCAAGCGCCTGTTCCTCCACGCCTACATGCTGACCGTGCCGCTGCCCGATGGCGGTGAGCTCAAGCTGCAGGCGCCGGTCGACGAAATGTGGGCCAAGACCGTGGAGCGATTGAGTGCGCCCATCTGA
- the fabD gene encoding ACP S-malonyltransferase produces MSASLAFVFPGQGSQSLGMLAELGAEHPLILETFKEASAALGYDLWALTQQGPEELLNQTDKTQPAILTASIALWRLWLAEGGARPAFVAGHSLGEYSALVAAGSLSLADAVKLVERRGQLMQEAVPAGQGGMAAILGLEDADVLAACAEAAQGEVVSAVNFNSPGQVVIAGAKAAVERAIEGCKARGAKRAMPLPVSVPSHCELMRPAAERFAESIAAINWQAPQIPVVQNVSAQVPADLETLKRDLLEQLYKPVRWVESVQTLAAKGATSLVECGPGKVLAGLNKRCAEGVSTSNLNTPDAFAAARAALA; encoded by the coding sequence ATGTCTGCTTCCCTCGCATTCGTCTTTCCAGGACAGGGTTCGCAGTCCCTCGGCATGCTGGCCGAGCTGGGCGCGGAACATCCGCTGATCCTCGAAACATTCAAAGAAGCCTCCGCGGCTCTGGGCTACGACCTGTGGGCACTGACCCAGCAGGGTCCGGAAGAGCTGCTCAATCAAACCGACAAGACTCAACCGGCCATTCTGACCGCTTCGATCGCCCTGTGGCGTCTGTGGCTGGCTGAAGGCGGCGCGCGTCCGGCATTCGTTGCCGGTCACAGCCTGGGTGAATACAGCGCACTGGTTGCTGCTGGCAGTCTGAGCCTGGCTGACGCGGTGAAGCTCGTCGAGCGCCGTGGGCAGCTGATGCAGGAAGCTGTTCCGGCCGGGCAGGGCGGCATGGCTGCAATCCTCGGTCTGGAAGACGCTGATGTGCTGGCAGCCTGTGCTGAAGCGGCGCAGGGCGAAGTGGTCAGCGCCGTCAACTTCAACTCGCCAGGTCAGGTGGTCATTGCCGGTGCCAAGGCTGCCGTCGAGCGCGCCATCGAAGGCTGCAAGGCCCGTGGTGCCAAGCGCGCCATGCCGTTGCCGGTGAGCGTGCCGTCGCACTGCGAGCTGATGCGTCCGGCTGCCGAGCGCTTTGCCGAATCCATCGCCGCCATCAACTGGCAGGCGCCGCAGATCCCGGTGGTACAGAACGTCAGCGCGCAAGTGCCGGCCGATCTGGAAACCCTCAAGCGTGATCTGCTCGAACAACTGTACAAGCCAGTTCGCTGGGTTGAATCGGTCCAGACCCTCGCTGCCAAAGGCGCGACCAGTCTGGTCGAATGCGGCCCGGGCAAGGTGCTGGCCGGTCTGAACAAACGTTGCGCCGAAGGCGTTTCGACTTCCAACCTCAATACCCCAGACGCTTTCGCTGCCGCCCGTGCAGCGCTGGCCTGA
- the acpP gene encoding acyl carrier protein produces the protein MSTIEERVKKIVAEQLGVKEEEVVNTASFVEDLGADSLDTVELVMALEEEFETEIPDEEAEKITTVQAAIDYVTSHQA, from the coding sequence ATGAGCACCATCGAAGAGCGCGTCAAGAAAATCGTTGCCGAGCAACTGGGTGTTAAAGAAGAAGAAGTGGTCAACACTGCTTCCTTCGTTGAAGACCTGGGTGCCGACTCCCTTGACACCGTTGAGCTGGTGATGGCTCTGGAAGAGGAATTCGAGACCGAAATCCCTGACGAAGAAGCTGAGAAGATCACTACTGTACAAGCTGCAATCGACTACGTTACTAGCCACCAGGCGTAA
- the fabG gene encoding 3-oxoacyl-ACP reductase FabG, which yields MSLQGKVALVTGASRGIGQAIALELGRQGAIVIGTATSAKGAEAIAATLKEHGIQGTGLELNVTSDESVSAVLASIQEQFGAPAILVNNAGITRDNLMMRMKDDEWYDVIDTNLNSLYRLSKGVLRGMTKARWGRIISIGSVVGAMGNAGQVNYAAAKAGLEGFSRAMAREVGSRSITVNSVTPGFIDTDMTRELPEAQREALQTQIPLGRLGQAQEIASVVAFLASDGAAYVTGATIPVNGGMYM from the coding sequence ATGAGTCTGCAAGGTAAAGTTGCACTGGTCACCGGTGCAAGCCGTGGCATCGGCCAGGCTATCGCCCTGGAGCTGGGTCGTCAGGGCGCCATCGTTATCGGCACCGCGACTTCCGCCAAAGGCGCCGAGGCAATTGCCGCTACGCTGAAAGAGCACGGGATTCAGGGTACTGGTCTGGAACTGAACGTTACCAGCGACGAATCGGTCAGCGCAGTGCTGGCGAGCATTCAGGAGCAGTTCGGTGCACCGGCGATCCTGGTCAATAATGCCGGTATCACCCGCGATAACCTGATGATGCGCATGAAAGACGATGAATGGTACGACGTGATCGATACCAACCTGAACAGTCTGTATCGCCTGTCCAAGGGCGTTTTGCGTGGCATGACCAAGGCGCGCTGGGGTCGAATTATCAGTATTGGCTCGGTGGTGGGTGCCATGGGCAACGCAGGCCAAGTAAACTATGCAGCCGCCAAGGCCGGTCTGGAAGGTTTCAGCCGTGCGATGGCGCGTGAAGTCGGTTCGCGTTCGATTACGGTCAACTCGGTAACCCCAGGGTTCATCGACACCGATATGACCCGCGAACTGCCTGAAGCACAGCGTGAAGCCTTGCAGACGCAGATTCCGCTGGGTCGTCTGGGACAAGCTCAAGAGATCGCCTCCGTGGTCGCTTTTCTTGCATCCGACGGTGCGGCATACGTCACTGGGGCTACAATCCCGGTGAACGGTGGGATGTACATGTAA
- a CDS encoding Maf family protein — MLPLLLASSSTYRRELLARLHLPFVCSSPDIDESHQPGESAIELVKRLAEQKARALAASHPAHLIIGSDQVAVLGERIIGKPHTFDKAREQLLAASGASVTFLTGLALLNSQTGHCQVDCVPFTVHMRQLDEARIERYLRLEQPYDCAGSFKAEGLGVSLFQSTEGPDATSLIGLPLIRLIDMLLAEGVQIP; from the coding sequence ATGCTGCCTTTATTACTTGCTTCCAGCTCGACTTATCGTCGGGAATTGCTCGCCCGCCTGCACCTGCCGTTCGTCTGCAGCTCGCCGGATATCGACGAAAGCCACCAACCGGGTGAGTCAGCCATCGAACTGGTCAAGCGCCTCGCCGAACAGAAAGCCCGGGCACTGGCCGCCAGCCACCCGGCTCATCTGATTATCGGCTCGGACCAGGTTGCCGTGCTCGGCGAGCGCATCATCGGCAAACCACACACCTTCGACAAGGCCCGCGAGCAGCTGCTGGCCGCCAGCGGCGCCAGTGTGACATTCCTTACCGGCCTGGCGCTGCTCAACAGCCAGACCGGTCACTGTCAGGTCGACTGCGTGCCGTTCACCGTGCACATGCGCCAACTCGACGAGGCGCGCATCGAGCGCTACCTGCGCCTGGAGCAGCCCTACGACTGCGCCGGCAGCTTCAAGGCCGAAGGCTTGGGCGTGAGCCTGTTTCAGTCCACCGAAGGACCTGACGCCACCAGCCTGATCGGCCTGCCGCTGATTCGCCTGATCGACATGCTGCTGGCCGAAGGCGTACAGATCCCTTAA
- the sppA gene encoding signal peptide peptidase SppA: MTDEWKAPAKASADDGDEKSWKLLEKTLLASVQEQRRSRRWGIFFKLLTFVYLFVALILFTPLMDMEKSATRGPNYTALIDVTGVIADKEPASADNIVGSLRAAFEDKKVKGVILRINSPGGSPVQSGYVYDEIKRLRGLHPDTKVYAVISDLGASGAYYIASAADQIYADKASLVGSIGVTAAGYGFVGTMDKLGVERRTYTSGEHKSFLDPFQPQKPDETAFWQTVLDTTHKQFINSVKQGRGDRLKDKEHPELYSGLVWSGEQALPLGLIDGLGNASSVARDVIGEKELVDFTVQESPFDRFSKKLGASVAEQLAMWMGFHGPSLR, translated from the coding sequence ATGACCGACGAATGGAAAGCACCGGCCAAGGCAAGTGCCGACGACGGTGACGAGAAAAGCTGGAAGCTGTTGGAAAAGACGTTGCTGGCCAGTGTGCAGGAACAGCGTCGCTCGCGGCGTTGGGGGATTTTCTTCAAGCTGCTGACGTTTGTTTATCTGTTTGTTGCGCTGATTCTGTTCACTCCGTTGATGGACATGGAAAAGAGCGCCACCCGGGGTCCGAATTACACCGCGCTGATCGATGTCACCGGCGTGATCGCCGACAAGGAGCCTGCCAGCGCCGACAATATTGTGGGCAGTCTGCGAGCGGCCTTCGAAGACAAGAAGGTCAAGGGCGTGATCCTGCGGATCAACAGCCCGGGCGGCAGTCCGGTGCAGTCGGGTTACGTGTATGACGAGATCAAGCGTCTGCGTGGTCTGCATCCGGATACCAAGGTGTACGCAGTGATCTCTGATCTCGGCGCGTCCGGTGCCTATTACATCGCCAGTGCGGCGGATCAGATCTATGCCGACAAGGCCAGTCTGGTCGGCTCCATCGGTGTAACGGCGGCGGGTTACGGTTTTGTCGGCACCATGGACAAGCTGGGTGTCGAGCGTCGCACTTACACTTCGGGTGAGCACAAGTCGTTCCTGGATCCGTTCCAGCCGCAGAAGCCTGACGAAACCGCGTTCTGGCAGACCGTGCTGGACACCACGCACAAGCAGTTCATCAACAGCGTCAAGCAGGGTCGTGGCGATCGCCTGAAGGACAAGGAGCATCCAGAGCTGTACTCCGGGCTGGTCTGGTCCGGCGAGCAGGCGCTGCCGCTGGGGCTGATCGATGGTCTGGGTAACGCCAGTTCGGTGGCGCGTGATGTGATCGGCGAGAAAGAACTGGTGGACTTCACCGTTCAGGAATCGCCGTTTGATCGCTTCTCGAAGAAGCTCGGCGCCAGTGTGGCTGAGCAGTTGGCGATGTGGATGGGTTTCCACGGGCCTTCGTTGCGTTAA